A stretch of the Methylocystis iwaonis genome encodes the following:
- a CDS encoding HlyD family efflux transporter periplasmic adaptor subunit, producing MNAEQTDAPLSRKSIRARRNFLLKAVAIGVVVGVLAVAYRYLTYDRDWVTTDNAFVSGNILPVQADATGVVAKVLAEETQLVKEGDVLVQLDEQRARAALAQAEAELGRAVRNVGALFANRRQICQKVTARAAVRERTIHDLARYKQAAASGAASRQILQNTEDTLAAQDADLREARAEYQAMESRLGGVTPTTHPDVELAKARFNDAYIEFLRQSIRAPTTGYVAKRRVQVGQRVRPGDQILNIVPLDHLWVEANLWENRMARVRPGQEAVIKVDLYGSSAIFHGTVEGLVPGSGSVFATLPPDNATGNFIRIVQRVPVRIAIDPDELKKTPLRPGLSTVTSINVGAEPAPLAASTVKTSTSEYTTGIFNKDLAEAKTRADEIVKKNIVRDVNEGDGRCVMEREASAH from the coding sequence TTGAACGCGGAACAGACAGACGCCCCGCTCTCCCGCAAAAGCATACGCGCGCGCCGCAATTTCTTGCTGAAGGCGGTGGCGATCGGAGTCGTCGTTGGCGTGTTGGCCGTCGCCTATCGCTATCTGACCTACGACCGGGACTGGGTGACGACCGACAATGCTTTTGTCAGCGGTAACATTCTTCCGGTGCAGGCCGACGCGACCGGCGTCGTCGCAAAGGTCCTCGCCGAAGAAACCCAACTCGTGAAGGAAGGCGACGTGCTCGTTCAGCTCGACGAGCAGCGGGCGCGCGCTGCGCTGGCCCAGGCTGAAGCAGAGCTTGGTCGCGCCGTGCGAAATGTTGGGGCGTTGTTCGCCAACCGCCGGCAGATCTGCCAGAAGGTCACGGCGCGCGCCGCCGTTCGCGAGCGAACGATCCATGATCTTGCACGCTATAAGCAGGCGGCGGCGAGCGGCGCCGCCTCCCGTCAGATTTTGCAGAATACCGAAGATACGCTCGCCGCGCAGGACGCTGATCTGCGGGAAGCCCGTGCGGAATATCAGGCGATGGAGTCGCGGCTTGGCGGTGTGACGCCAACGACACACCCCGATGTCGAGCTTGCCAAGGCGCGCTTCAACGACGCTTATATCGAGTTCCTGCGCCAGAGCATTCGAGCGCCGACGACTGGCTATGTCGCCAAGCGGCGGGTTCAAGTCGGGCAGCGTGTGCGGCCCGGCGACCAGATTCTCAACATTGTCCCCCTCGACCATCTTTGGGTCGAGGCCAATTTGTGGGAAAACCGCATGGCGCGGGTACGCCCCGGCCAGGAAGCGGTCATCAAAGTCGATCTCTACGGGTCGAGCGCGATTTTCCACGGGACCGTCGAGGGCCTCGTGCCGGGCTCCGGCAGCGTTTTCGCCACCTTGCCGCCCGATAACGCAACCGGCAACTTCATCCGCATTGTCCAGCGCGTGCCCGTCCGCATTGCGATCGATCCCGACGAACTCAAGAAGACCCCGTTGCGTCCGGGCCTTTCGACCGTCACATCGATCAACGTCGGCGCGGAGCCCGCGCCGCTCGCCGCCTCCACCGTCAAAACCTCGACGAGCGAATATACGACCGGGATATTCAATAAGGATCTTGCTGAAGCGAAGACTCGCGCGGATGAGATCGTCAAGAAGAATATCGTGCGCGACGTAAACGAAGGGGATGGCCGGTGCGTCATGGAAAGGGAGGCCAGCGCACACTGA
- a CDS encoding efflux transporter outer membrane subunit — protein MPTAPQQRAEFMEPPSMSRTIAASGVKSVSTENGWPSSQWWRAFRSAELDAIIGKSLLGNQGLRKAADTLKDAEAAVDIAGSRLTPYVEADLSYKQYRYAEHGVAAGLNPLQGGKQKSAAFLNPISAKWELDFWGKNRALLDAAIGDALAQAGELEQTRLLLTTSVARAYLRGYILAEQLKLAKELTGLRRELRQLAETRYQTGIEILDIVQLARSNEEAAVRREAALTAAIEIQENALARLMGEGPDVARGLFARRKSVAPAQPALPSKLPIELLAHRPDLMAALRRAEAWAERIHAAKAMFLPSIDLSVSAGLEASVTSTQFAKLGGYLFNPGAMVYSVTPGLHLPIFQGGKLTGNLESQRADYDQAVDAYNETLLTAAQQVADALATLKRARAEHESQGRFIRARRAEVELARIRLGGGLQDRREFIQQHADMLDAVFIQRGIEGDRLIATVDLFQALGGGYDAGPQAHEPRPAPETDPITPVVDVVQSLGGG, from the coding sequence ATGCCCACGGCGCCGCAGCAACGGGCCGAGTTCATGGAGCCGCCGTCGATGAGCCGCACCATCGCGGCTTCCGGCGTCAAGAGCGTCAGCACGGAAAACGGCTGGCCAAGCTCGCAGTGGTGGAGAGCCTTTCGCAGCGCGGAACTCGACGCCATCATTGGAAAATCGCTGCTCGGCAATCAAGGCTTGAGAAAAGCCGCCGACACCCTGAAAGACGCCGAGGCGGCGGTCGACATCGCAGGCTCGCGTCTTACCCCCTATGTGGAGGCCGACCTCTCCTACAAGCAGTATCGCTACGCCGAGCATGGCGTCGCGGCGGGGCTCAATCCGCTGCAGGGAGGCAAACAAAAATCCGCTGCCTTCCTCAACCCGATTTCCGCCAAATGGGAGCTGGACTTCTGGGGCAAGAACCGCGCCTTGCTCGACGCCGCGATAGGCGACGCGCTGGCGCAGGCGGGCGAGCTCGAACAAACACGCTTATTGCTGACGACAAGCGTCGCCCGCGCCTATCTGCGCGGCTATATTCTGGCGGAGCAACTCAAGCTCGCCAAGGAACTGACGGGCTTGCGCCGCGAGCTGCGTCAGCTCGCCGAGACGCGTTACCAAACCGGCATCGAAATCCTCGACATCGTCCAACTGGCGCGGAGCAATGAAGAGGCGGCCGTCCGCCGCGAGGCCGCATTGACGGCGGCGATCGAGATTCAGGAGAACGCGCTCGCGCGCCTGATGGGCGAGGGGCCGGACGTTGCGCGCGGTCTATTCGCTCGGAGAAAAAGCGTTGCGCCGGCGCAGCCCGCTCTCCCGAGTAAACTCCCGATCGAATTGCTGGCCCACCGCCCCGATCTCATGGCGGCGCTACGTCGCGCGGAAGCCTGGGCCGAACGCATTCACGCCGCCAAAGCCATGTTTTTGCCCTCGATCGATCTGTCGGTCTCGGCGGGGCTGGAGGCCTCGGTCACCTCGACGCAATTCGCAAAGCTTGGCGGCTATTTGTTCAACCCGGGCGCCATGGTCTACAGCGTCACGCCCGGACTGCATCTGCCGATCTTCCAGGGCGGCAAGCTCACCGGCAATCTCGAATCCCAGCGCGCCGACTACGACCAGGCGGTCGACGCCTACAATGAGACGCTGCTCACCGCCGCGCAGCAGGTCGCCGACGCGCTCGCCACGCTGAAGCGCGCAAGGGCGGAGCACGAGTCGCAGGGGCGCTTTATCAGAGCGCGACGCGCCGAGGTCGAGCTTGCGCGCATCCGGCTAGGCGGCGGCCTGCAGGATCGGCGTGAATTCATCCAGCAACACGCCGACATGCTGGACGCCGTCTTTATCCAGCGCGGCATCGAAGGCGACCGACTCATCGCGACGGTGGATTTGTTTCAGGCTCTCGGCGGCGGCTATGACGCTGGCCCGCAAGCCCATGAGCCGAGGCCGGCGCCGGAGACCGACCCGATCACCCCGGTCGTCGATGTCGTCCAATCGCTTGGAGGAGGCTGA
- a CDS encoding MFS transporter — MTAFDDDDRLTGWRFLLFNAALAVGNVIALSNVPGYTVLAPYAAGSLQGVTPSFGTWATTDHMMGIVLGLPFARWLSARYGDYRVYVAAFVAYAVFSLACALSETIWFFVPARFLLGLAGGILLPIGQGLVLNELPEKYRPYGVAWWGVLSMAPFTLGVFMGGFWAEYFNWRVLFYSNIFLGLPIAGVVGALLYGRPFARRITRFDTIGVLLISVTLVGFQTVLNQGNDFDWLGSSFLTIVMVVVAISLPIFIIWELGERRPVLDLRLFGHRNYAVATFCSVFGFLFIQGMLSVFIGQLQLLLGYTSSGAGTVYLTMALLAVPLVSVVHLLVRHVDLRLFASLNFLGFSVTMTWLGLFDKPASFDQVTVPMIFFGFFLATFFAPPAAIAVQGLGGSQLIRAAEELAMLRTAAGAFGITLQGVVQFRRTPFHQLDLADQLGGRRFPSLDLLPQLLDKLQGLGLSESVARAHVSRLIRQQALLMGLNDAFLTGALAFFGLAIFVWLAKPARKPAPKQRLELLRAKELMEEP; from the coding sequence ATGACCGCCTTCGACGACGATGATCGGCTGACGGGTTGGCGATTCCTCCTTTTTAATGCTGCGCTGGCCGTGGGCAACGTCATCGCTCTCTCCAACGTGCCCGGATATACGGTGCTGGCCCCCTATGCGGCTGGCAGCCTCCAGGGCGTCACGCCCAGTTTCGGCACCTGGGCGACGACGGACCACATGATGGGCATCGTGCTCGGCCTGCCTTTCGCCCGCTGGCTGTCGGCGCGCTATGGCGACTACCGGGTCTATGTCGCCGCTTTCGTCGCCTATGCGGTTTTTTCCCTCGCATGCGCTTTGAGCGAAACCATCTGGTTCTTCGTGCCGGCGCGCTTCCTGCTCGGACTTGCCGGCGGCATATTGCTGCCGATCGGCCAGGGGCTCGTCCTGAATGAACTCCCCGAAAAATACCGCCCCTATGGGGTCGCCTGGTGGGGCGTGCTCAGTATGGCGCCTTTCACCCTGGGCGTTTTCATGGGCGGATTCTGGGCCGAATATTTCAACTGGCGCGTGCTTTTCTATTCGAACATTTTCCTCGGCTTGCCGATCGCCGGGGTTGTCGGCGCTCTGCTCTATGGCCGTCCATTCGCCCGGCGGATCACGCGTTTCGACACCATAGGGGTGTTGTTGATCTCCGTTACTCTGGTCGGGTTCCAAACAGTGCTCAACCAAGGCAATGACTTCGATTGGCTTGGATCATCCTTCCTCACGATCGTCATGGTCGTGGTCGCCATCTCCCTCCCGATCTTTATCATCTGGGAGCTCGGCGAACGCCGCCCGGTCCTGGACCTACGGCTCTTTGGTCATCGCAACTATGCGGTCGCGACTTTTTGCTCGGTCTTCGGCTTTCTCTTTATCCAAGGCATGCTGTCGGTCTTTATCGGGCAGCTTCAGTTGCTGCTGGGGTACACCTCCTCGGGCGCGGGGACGGTATACCTTACGATGGCGCTGCTGGCTGTGCCTCTCGTCTCAGTGGTGCACCTTCTCGTAAGGCACGTTGATTTGCGCCTTTTTGCGAGCCTGAACTTCCTTGGCTTCTCGGTGACCATGACGTGGCTGGGCCTGTTCGATAAGCCTGCTTCCTTCGATCAGGTCACAGTGCCGATGATTTTCTTCGGCTTCTTCCTCGCGACGTTCTTCGCGCCGCCCGCCGCCATTGCAGTCCAAGGCCTTGGGGGCTCTCAACTCATCCGCGCCGCCGAAGAGCTTGCGATGCTGCGGACAGCGGCCGGCGCTTTTGGCATCACCCTGCAAGGCGTCGTGCAATTCCGGCGAACGCCTTTCCACCAACTCGACCTCGCGGATCAGCTTGGCGGCCGGCGCTTTCCGTCGCTCGATCTCCTTCCGCAGCTTCTCGATAAGCTGCAGGGGCTCGGGTTGAGCGAATCCGTGGCGCGGGCGCACGTCTCGCGTCTTATTCGCCAGCAAGCATTGCTTATGGGGCTCAACGACGCTTTCCTCACCGGCGCGCTCGCCTTTTTCGGCCTTGCAATTTTTGTCTGGTTGGCCAAACCGGCTAGGAAGCCCGCGCCGAAGCAAAGGTTGGAGCTCCTCCGCGCCAAGGAACTTATGGAAGAGCCCTAA
- a CDS encoding glycosyltransferase, protein MIDAVISAWHFLLALPGSAYFALLWLTILAEAPRYFLGVQATAAALLFGERRHTGPIGPLPAVSILLAGHNEEASIEKCIRSLHAQTFKNFEIVCVDDGSNDRTYEIMTRARRENLVSSVARLELRGGKAAALNLAARIAKGDIFVVIDCDCSFEPDAIEELLRPFASDPEIAGSSGNILVRNWQASIITSLQAIEYLLSISLGKAFSDVLDQVVCVSGAFGAFRRDAWERVSGMDVGGGEDLDFTLRLRSCGYRVVFTRHSVCYTDVPDSFYNLWRQRNRWERDAIWVRYRKYPRLMNPFSSAFNWREAFHQWDFIIFNMLPTLASPFYVVWLLVNYGQFGVLLLIAVAMLLFTFDVVTFFAAVLITGKPIFWRLAPFVPLFGLFQSYVMRMNRLYAYVTEIIFSSSLRDNYVPQKSRDLMIWR, encoded by the coding sequence ATGATCGACGCTGTCATTTCCGCCTGGCACTTTCTCCTAGCGCTGCCGGGATCGGCTTACTTCGCGCTTCTTTGGCTCACAATTCTTGCGGAAGCGCCTCGCTATTTCCTTGGCGTGCAAGCCACCGCCGCCGCATTGCTGTTTGGCGAGCGCCGCCACACCGGTCCGATAGGGCCCCTTCCTGCCGTCTCGATTCTTCTCGCCGGGCACAATGAAGAAGCGTCGATCGAAAAGTGCATCCGCTCGCTTCACGCTCAAACCTTCAAAAACTTCGAGATCGTCTGTGTCGATGACGGTTCAAACGACCGGACCTACGAGATCATGACCCGAGCCAGGCGCGAAAATCTCGTGAGCTCAGTCGCCCGACTGGAATTACGCGGCGGTAAAGCTGCCGCGCTCAATCTCGCGGCGCGAATCGCAAAGGGCGACATCTTTGTCGTCATCGACTGCGATTGCTCCTTCGAGCCGGATGCGATCGAGGAGCTGCTGCGACCATTTGCTAGCGATCCAGAAATCGCAGGGTCGAGCGGGAACATTTTAGTGCGCAACTGGCAGGCGTCGATCATCACATCGCTGCAGGCAATCGAATATTTGCTTTCGATTTCGCTGGGGAAGGCCTTTTCGGACGTTCTCGACCAAGTTGTCTGCGTCTCTGGCGCTTTTGGCGCATTTCGGCGCGACGCGTGGGAGCGTGTCAGCGGCATGGACGTGGGCGGCGGCGAAGATTTGGATTTTACGCTCCGCCTCCGTTCCTGCGGTTACAGAGTTGTCTTCACCAGACATTCGGTTTGCTACACGGACGTCCCCGACTCCTTTTACAATCTCTGGCGCCAGCGCAATCGCTGGGAGCGTGACGCCATCTGGGTTCGCTACCGCAAATATCCCCGGCTTATGAACCCGTTCAGCTCCGCCTTCAACTGGCGTGAAGCGTTCCATCAGTGGGATTTCATCATCTTCAACATGCTGCCGACGCTTGCCTCTCCATTTTATGTCGTCTGGCTCCTGGTCAATTACGGTCAGTTCGGAGTTCTTTTACTGATCGCGGTCGCGATGCTGCTGTTTACCTTCGATGTCGTGACGTTTTTTGCGGCTGTGCTCATCACGGGCAAACCCATTTTCTGGCGATTGGCGCCATTCGTTCCGTTGTTTGGCTTGTTCCAGTCCTACGTCATGCGCATGAACCGGTTATATGCCTACGTCACGGAGATCATTTTTTCATCTTCGCTCCGTGACAACTACGTCCCGCAAAAGTCACGCGATCTCATGATCTGGCGCTAA
- a CDS encoding HlyD family secretion protein: MTLHSLRPLSRPDNLKNQARAAQSLARKIYLAALVGAGCWVLFLVFGPMIFMEANGMVLEDEEVVSPSFSAQLLTISVRPGDKVAAGDQIGKVLSTQMIDLISDLTSRKGQFDVRKAQIDARLSAIDAMLPVAQQRIKHSGAAYAVVDQAMARGYSTTTRLLEATRDRFEAEREVASLRAEQAGLTSERASVLSNLVRLQEAVDAAQRSYRDGAIISPVAGTLGAHVATPGTVLSPGAAGKIAEIYHGKQFILAYLPTNRIYAADPGQTVVITDGFKRQVGRIEAVGNITDQLPAEFQSAFRTIERQQLARISIEDGGAFPLLAKIRVTTPLAPSNVITSAPEAIVSAVVSSSKWLIAAFARDRNPAPEYGMLGIRLAARETPLEPREKAQRK; this comes from the coding sequence ATGACGCTCCATTCATTGCGTCCGCTTTCGCGGCCCGACAACCTGAAGAATCAAGCCCGCGCCGCCCAGTCTCTTGCACGCAAGATTTATCTGGCCGCGCTCGTTGGCGCGGGATGCTGGGTTTTGTTTCTCGTTTTCGGCCCGATGATCTTCATGGAGGCCAACGGCATGGTCCTCGAGGACGAGGAAGTCGTGTCGCCTTCCTTCAGCGCGCAACTGCTGACGATTTCGGTTCGACCAGGCGACAAAGTCGCGGCGGGCGATCAGATCGGCAAAGTCCTGTCGACACAGATGATCGATCTGATTTCCGATCTCACCTCGCGCAAAGGTCAATTCGACGTCCGCAAGGCCCAGATCGACGCGCGGCTATCGGCGATCGACGCTATGCTTCCAGTAGCGCAGCAGCGCATAAAACATTCCGGCGCCGCCTATGCCGTCGTGGACCAAGCGATGGCGCGCGGCTACAGCACGACGACGCGTCTGCTGGAAGCAACGAGAGATCGTTTCGAGGCCGAACGCGAAGTCGCGTCGTTGCGGGCGGAGCAGGCGGGCCTGACGAGCGAGCGCGCTTCGGTTCTCAGCAATCTCGTCCGTCTTCAGGAAGCCGTTGACGCGGCGCAGCGTTCTTACCGCGATGGCGCAATTATCAGTCCGGTCGCGGGAACGCTCGGCGCGCATGTCGCGACCCCTGGGACCGTGCTCTCGCCGGGGGCAGCGGGCAAGATTGCGGAGATTTACCACGGAAAGCAGTTCATTCTGGCCTATCTCCCGACAAACCGCATCTATGCAGCCGATCCGGGCCAAACCGTTGTCATCACGGATGGCTTCAAGCGCCAGGTCGGGCGCATCGAGGCCGTTGGGAACATCACCGACCAATTGCCAGCCGAGTTTCAATCGGCTTTCCGCACGATAGAGCGTCAGCAACTCGCGCGAATTTCGATCGAAGACGGCGGCGCCTTTCCGCTTTTGGCGAAAATCAGAGTGACGACGCCGCTTGCGCCTTCGAATGTTATTACATCGGCGCCCGAGGCAATTGTGAGCGCCGTTGTGTCCAGCTCCAAATGGCTGATCGCCGCTTTTGCTCGCGATAGGAATCCAGCGCCTGAATATGGAATGTTAGGGATTCGCTTGGCCGCGCGCGAGACGCCGCTCGAGCCTCGAGAAAAGGCGCAGCGCAAGTGA
- a CDS encoding TolC family outer membrane protein, producing MGQAREFPFGKPARRVPSIGGHTLLFILAACSWPVLAPHAHAETLTDALSEAYLTNPQLNAQRASTRSVDENLPMARGTLLPTVNLLGNYAVLQQNLLTSAFKSYTLTQPAGAGLLVNLNVFNGFRGLNGIDQAKAQIFQSRQILRNAENIVLANAAAAYLNVLHDAAVYKLRNNFVRAVANQVVTTKGRFLGGEVTKTDIFQAESYLARGKLDRSTSTVNLQSSISAYSQLIGRSPNRLTAVGSPDRMLPQNVGAAVQLALTDHPAALAARYNVDIIELAVKIAEGELAPTVNLVGSVNQNFNYVGYVGAPNERLFQGMVGVQVNVPVYEGGIVYARARQAKERLGEAKFLYHQQVNEIKQSVEAAWAAWNESSKLAASAREQVRSAESALAGIRQEAKISLRTTWDILNAQLTLLSARIALVDAQRNRILSGFGLLASMGQLSAEKLALDVPVYDATTHYEQVKDQWFGLEAWNPPAVKQAE from the coding sequence ATGGGACAGGCGAGAGAATTTCCCTTCGGGAAACCGGCAAGGAGAGTTCCTTCAATCGGGGGGCACACGCTGCTCTTCATCTTAGCTGCCTGCTCGTGGCCCGTGCTTGCGCCGCACGCGCACGCCGAAACGCTGACAGACGCATTGTCCGAAGCCTATCTCACGAATCCGCAACTGAACGCACAGCGGGCCAGCACACGCAGCGTTGACGAGAACCTGCCGATGGCGCGCGGAACCCTTCTTCCCACGGTGAATCTTCTCGGCAATTATGCCGTCCTCCAGCAGAACCTGCTGACGAGCGCGTTCAAGTCCTACACATTGACTCAGCCGGCCGGCGCAGGCTTGCTGGTCAATCTGAATGTCTTCAACGGCTTTCGAGGGCTTAACGGAATCGACCAAGCGAAGGCTCAGATATTCCAGTCTCGCCAGATTTTGCGCAATGCCGAGAATATCGTTCTGGCAAACGCCGCAGCGGCTTATCTGAATGTTTTGCACGACGCCGCGGTCTACAAGCTTCGGAATAATTTTGTCCGCGCCGTCGCCAATCAGGTCGTGACGACCAAAGGACGGTTTCTCGGCGGGGAAGTCACCAAGACGGATATCTTCCAGGCGGAATCCTATCTGGCTCGCGGGAAGTTGGATCGCTCGACGTCGACGGTGAATCTTCAGTCTAGCATTTCCGCCTACAGCCAGTTGATCGGACGATCGCCGAACAGGTTGACGGCTGTCGGGTCGCCGGATCGGATGCTGCCACAGAATGTTGGCGCCGCCGTTCAGCTCGCCCTTACCGACCATCCGGCCGCGCTCGCGGCTCGATACAACGTCGACATCATCGAGCTTGCTGTGAAAATTGCGGAAGGAGAGCTGGCGCCGACAGTGAACCTTGTCGGTTCGGTAAATCAGAACTTCAATTACGTTGGATATGTCGGCGCGCCGAACGAGCGGCTTTTTCAAGGTATGGTCGGGGTTCAAGTGAATGTACCCGTTTATGAAGGCGGCATTGTCTATGCCCGGGCTCGGCAGGCCAAGGAGAGGCTTGGAGAAGCAAAGTTTCTTTACCACCAGCAAGTCAACGAAATTAAGCAGTCGGTCGAGGCCGCCTGGGCCGCCTGGAACGAATCGAGCAAGCTCGCGGCCTCGGCAAGGGAGCAAGTCAGAAGCGCCGAGTCCGCTCTTGCCGGCATTCGGCAGGAAGCCAAAATCAGCCTGCGAACCACATGGGATATTTTGAACGCCCAACTGACGCTGTTGAGCGCGAGGATTGCTCTGGTGGACGCTCAGCGCAACCGCATTCTCTCCGGGTTCGGCCTTCTGGCGTCGATGGGGCAGCTTTCAGCGGAAAAGCTGGCGCTCGACGTTCCCGTCTATGACGCGACGACGCATTACGAGCAAGTCAAGGATCAATGGTTTGGGCTGGAAGCGTGGAACCCGCCAGCCGTCAAGCAAGCAGAGTAG
- a CDS encoding DUF3617 domain-containing protein has product MLKSPLLSPSLFALVMSLSGSVGEAPPTGAAQTELPTRAPGLWRITTVSPEIGMQTNDVCIAEGDSVIGPRASGCARPSVSHAGDQVIVTVECVAGGRREVESFLFTGDFKSWYRAQSKMSSGAIRSGFTIDAKLLRTNCQP; this is encoded by the coding sequence ATGTTGAAAAGCCCCCTGCTTTCTCCCAGCCTGTTCGCCTTGGTCATGAGCCTCTCCGGTTCGGTGGGAGAGGCGCCGCCGACGGGCGCGGCGCAAACCGAGCTGCCAACAAGAGCTCCGGGTTTGTGGCGGATCACAACGGTTTCTCCCGAGATCGGGATGCAGACCAATGACGTCTGCATTGCCGAGGGCGACAGCGTCATCGGCCCTCGCGCGAGCGGCTGTGCGCGACCATCCGTCTCGCATGCAGGCGACCAAGTGATCGTCACGGTCGAATGTGTCGCGGGCGGCAGGCGCGAGGTTGAGAGCTTTCTGTTCACCGGCGATTTCAAATCCTGGTATCGCGCCCAATCCAAAATGAGCTCGGGAGCGATACGCTCCGGCTTCACGATCGACGCGAAATTGCTGCGAACGAACTGCCAACCTTGA
- a CDS encoding cytochrome c — protein sequence MKKTSQWRCCRNVDVDSTAAFRVVRMISRVFLLAAFCMGAAALSIRDSAAADRARGQYLVEALGACDNCHTPRGSGGYDYAARFSGGSQTFSGNGYAVRGSNISPDKETGVGGWSDEALGAAIVAGVGRDGQLAPVMPSDSYRALTKDDLDAIISFLRAAAPVRTQPAQPPQRHGEWAPHPLPGAEAPFDDAALSNKIKRGLYVASIARCLSCHSGEKDDAPDHVSRLGAGGKIFRTPGGVAVASNISAHQEKGLGAWSSEEIARAITQGVSRNGDPLKPPMSTLAKAHFAKMSTEDLDALVAYLRTIPPKE from the coding sequence ATGAAGAAGACGTCACAATGGCGCTGTTGTAGGAACGTCGATGTCGATTCAACCGCGGCGTTTCGGGTCGTTCGTATGATCAGTCGCGTATTTCTCCTTGCTGCCTTCTGCATGGGGGCTGCCGCCCTGAGCATCCGCGACTCCGCCGCAGCCGACAGAGCGCGCGGGCAATATCTGGTGGAGGCCCTCGGCGCCTGCGATAATTGCCACACGCCGCGCGGCTCGGGGGGCTATGATTACGCCGCGCGCTTCTCCGGCGGGTCTCAGACGTTCTCCGGCAATGGCTATGCCGTACGTGGTTCGAATATCTCACCCGACAAAGAGACGGGCGTGGGCGGCTGGAGCGACGAGGCGCTGGGCGCCGCCATTGTCGCCGGCGTCGGCCGGGACGGGCAGCTCGCGCCTGTGATGCCTTCCGACTCCTACCGTGCGTTGACCAAAGACGATCTCGACGCGATCATCTCCTTTCTTCGCGCCGCAGCTCCCGTTCGAACCCAACCTGCGCAACCGCCACAGCGACATGGCGAATGGGCGCCGCATCCGCTACCCGGCGCCGAGGCCCCTTTCGATGACGCGGCGCTTTCCAACAAAATCAAGCGCGGGCTCTATGTCGCCTCGATCGCCCGCTGCCTGTCCTGCCACAGTGGCGAAAAAGACGATGCGCCCGATCACGTAAGCCGGCTTGGCGCGGGCGGAAAAATCTTCCGCACTCCCGGCGGAGTCGCTGTCGCATCGAACATCAGCGCGCATCAGGAGAAAGGTCTCGGCGCCTGGTCGAGCGAGGAGATCGCGCGCGCCATCACGCAAGGCGTCTCGCGTAACGGCGATCCGCTCAAGCCGCCCATGTCGACGCTCGCCAAGGCGCATTTCGCAAAGATGTCGACAGAGGATCTAGACGCGCTTGTCGCCTATCTACGAACCATCCCCCCGAAAGAATAA
- a CDS encoding trypsin-like serine peptidase, whose amino-acid sequence MSDRMVFGLFGAYLLTLGAAGFEGPKAPIVDIALYPQDGRRLMTDADLARFPGAGVLMCYSDFGALERGAAAWLIGAHDLVVVNAHNFVDSKLVPTHPVTNCFFRIAGGDYYFDGDNVRFGAAVESKGLHITDDWALLRLLQPTPDNVKPQPIPDASNIITGPGMKVTMVAPAGHSNTRLPATIELCEIHRIDEPSEGHVRRARHDCNDGYGGSGSGLFSEDGRLIAMHSASLDMNLQRPFDIETHYGSAMLFEGDLAKAIRAAVETPR is encoded by the coding sequence ATGTCTGATCGTATGGTTTTTGGCCTTTTCGGCGCCTATCTGCTGACGCTCGGCGCCGCCGGTTTCGAGGGCCCGAAGGCGCCGATCGTCGACATCGCGCTGTATCCGCAGGACGGGCGCCGCCTGATGACCGACGCCGACTTGGCGCGCTTTCCTGGGGCTGGCGTGCTGATGTGCTATTCTGATTTTGGCGCGCTGGAGCGCGGCGCGGCGGCATGGCTGATCGGCGCGCATGATCTCGTCGTGGTAAACGCGCATAATTTTGTCGACAGCAAGCTGGTTCCGACGCACCCCGTGACGAACTGCTTTTTTCGTATCGCGGGCGGCGATTATTACTTCGACGGCGACAACGTGCGGTTCGGTGCGGCGGTGGAGTCCAAAGGCCTGCACATCACCGACGACTGGGCGCTCCTACGGCTGTTGCAACCGACGCCTGACAATGTGAAGCCGCAGCCCATCCCGGATGCGAGCAACATAATAACCGGACCGGGGATGAAGGTGACGATGGTGGCGCCCGCCGGACATTCCAATACGCGCCTCCCCGCCACGATCGAATTATGCGAGATCCATCGCATCGACGAACCGAGCGAGGGCCATGTACGGCGTGCGCGGCATGATTGTAATGACGGCTACGGCGGCTCCGGGTCGGGACTATTCTCGGAAGACGGTCGGCTGATCGCCATGCACAGCGCCTCGCTGGACATGAACCTTCAGAGGCCCTTCGACATCGAGACGCATTATGGCTCCGCCATGCTTTTCGAGGGCGACCTCGCGAAAGCCATTCGAGCAGCCGTCGAGACCCCGCGCTGA